The Inediibacterium massiliense genome has a segment encoding these proteins:
- a CDS encoding acetyl-CoA hydrolase/transferase family protein — MDWKEIYKSKLTTSEEAVKKIKSKDRVVIGHAVGEPQRLIEAMVKNKDQYEDVELVHMVAMGKGEYTHPEMAPHFRHNALFVGGSTRGAVAEARADYTPCFFTEIPRLFKDEYLPVDVAMVQLSRPDEHGYCSFGVSNDYTKPATECAKIVIAEVNDHMPRTMGDSFIHVSDLDYIVETSYPIIELNPPKIGDVEKAIGENCATLVEDGATLQLGIGAIPDAVLLFLKDKKDLGIHSEMFSDGVVELVESGVINNKRKTLHKGKMVVTFLMGTQRLYDFVNNNPSVELYPVDYVNNPYVIMQNEKMISINSCIQVDLMGQVVSETIGLKQFSGVGGQVDYVRGASMSKGGKSIIAIPSTASKGKVSRIVPLIDEGSAVTTSRNDVHYVVTEYGIANLRGKTLKERGRALIQIAHPDFRPMLIKEWERRFCTKFE, encoded by the coding sequence ATGGATTGGAAAGAAATTTATAAATCTAAATTAACCACATCAGAAGAAGCTGTAAAAAAAATAAAATCAAAAGATCGAGTAGTAATAGGCCATGCAGTAGGCGAACCTCAAAGATTGATAGAAGCCATGGTAAAAAATAAAGATCAATATGAAGATGTAGAGCTTGTTCATATGGTAGCTATGGGAAAAGGAGAATATACACATCCTGAAATGGCACCTCATTTTAGACACAATGCATTGTTTGTAGGAGGATCTACTCGTGGGGCAGTTGCAGAAGCTAGAGCTGATTACACACCTTGTTTTTTTACAGAAATTCCAAGACTGTTTAAAGATGAATATTTACCTGTAGATGTAGCTATGGTCCAACTTAGTAGACCGGATGAACATGGGTATTGTAGCTTCGGAGTTTCTAATGATTATACAAAACCTGCAACAGAATGTGCAAAAATAGTGATTGCAGAAGTCAATGATCATATGCCAAGAACTATGGGAGATTCTTTTATACATGTGTCTGATTTAGATTATATTGTTGAAACTTCTTATCCAATTATTGAATTAAATCCTCCGAAGATTGGAGATGTGGAAAAAGCAATAGGAGAAAATTGTGCTACTTTGGTTGAAGATGGAGCTACTCTTCAATTGGGGATTGGAGCCATTCCTGATGCAGTACTTTTATTTTTAAAAGATAAAAAGGATTTAGGAATTCATTCAGAAATGTTTTCTGATGGAGTAGTAGAGTTGGTAGAATCTGGAGTGATTAACAATAAAAGAAAAACTTTACACAAAGGTAAAATGGTGGTAACCTTTTTGATGGGAACACAAAGACTTTATGATTTTGTAAACAATAATCCTAGTGTAGAATTGTATCCTGTAGATTATGTAAACAATCCTTATGTGATTATGCAAAATGAAAAAATGATTTCTATTAACTCTTGTATTCAAGTAGATTTAATGGGTCAAGTAGTCTCTGAAACCATAGGATTAAAACAATTTAGTGGTGTAGGAGGCCAAGTAGATTATGTAAGAGGAGCGAGCATGTCAAAGGGAGGAAAATCTATTATTGCCATTCCATCTACTGCGTCAAAAGGAAAGGTATCTAGAATTGTGCCCCTCATAGATGAAGGATCAGCTGTAACCACTTCTAGAAATGATGTTCACTATGTTGTTACAGAATATGGTATTGCTAATTTAAGAGGAAAAACATTAAAAGAAAGAGGAAGAGCGCTCATTCAAATTGCTCATCCAGATTTTAGACCGATGCTTATAAAAGAGTGGGAAAGAAGATTTTGCACTAAATTTGAATAA
- the ftsH gene encoding ATP-dependent zinc metalloprotease FtsH produces MSRKKIILFLFCCIFTVGLWFMASPYNKILNKLPINKLFFIFLFLCTFIYYMKRDRSPQLEPSHIQMEKKDDRQNGHLNKPSVRFNDVAGLDEVKEELLEIIDFIKEPQKYHEMGAKIPKGILFFGPPGTGKTLLAQALAGETDSSFFPASGSEFVEKYVGVGAKRVRSLFEKAKKGAPSVIFIDEIDAIGAKRTTESNNEKDQTLNQLLIEMDGFHSDQTVIVIGATNRLDLLDEALLRPGRFDRHMFIGNPDLHAREEIFQVHTKNKPIDKSVNIQELAKRTHGMSGAHLSNIANEAAILAVRNNKKAIGIHEFNEAIEKVVAGLQRKNASILEKEKQKVSYHEAGHALIGKVLSTDLISKVSIVPRGEALGYVMYAPCEERFLTTTDELKNKIKVLLGGRCAEQLTFGEISTGARDDLKKANHIAYQMVCEYGMSNLKNRVFEPSFIKNCYPMIDEEIRLIIDECYEEAYGHLKERTDLLEAIAHELFKKETLTGEELESILLDFNKSSTTV; encoded by the coding sequence ATTTCAAGAAAGAAAATTATTTTATTTCTTTTTTGCTGTATTTTCACAGTAGGTTTATGGTTCATGGCAAGCCCATACAACAAAATTTTAAACAAGCTACCCATAAACAAATTATTTTTCATCTTTTTATTTTTGTGTACTTTCATTTATTACATGAAACGTGACAGATCTCCTCAACTAGAACCTTCTCATATTCAAATGGAAAAAAAAGATGATCGCCAAAATGGTCATCTCAATAAACCTTCTGTTCGTTTTAATGATGTAGCTGGCCTTGATGAAGTAAAAGAAGAATTATTAGAGATTATAGACTTTATCAAAGAGCCTCAAAAGTATCATGAAATGGGTGCTAAAATTCCAAAGGGTATTTTATTTTTTGGTCCTCCTGGAACAGGTAAAACCCTTTTAGCTCAAGCTTTAGCAGGAGAGACAGATTCTAGTTTTTTCCCTGCAAGTGGTTCTGAATTCGTAGAAAAATATGTAGGTGTAGGCGCAAAAAGAGTAAGAAGTTTATTTGAAAAAGCTAAAAAAGGTGCTCCTAGTGTAATTTTTATTGATGAAATTGATGCTATCGGAGCAAAGAGAACCACAGAAAGTAATAATGAAAAGGACCAAACTCTCAATCAACTTCTTATTGAAATGGATGGATTTCATTCAGATCAAACAGTGATCGTCATAGGCGCTACTAATCGACTAGATCTATTAGATGAAGCTTTACTTCGCCCTGGAAGATTTGATCGTCATATGTTTATTGGCAATCCTGATCTTCATGCTAGAGAAGAAATTTTTCAAGTGCATACCAAAAACAAGCCTATTGACAAAAGTGTAAATATACAAGAACTTGCAAAAAGAACCCATGGCATGTCTGGAGCTCATCTTTCTAATATTGCCAATGAAGCAGCTATTTTGGCAGTAAGAAACAATAAAAAAGCCATTGGAATTCACGAGTTCAATGAAGCTATTGAAAAAGTAGTGGCAGGTCTACAAAGAAAAAATGCTTCTATTTTAGAAAAGGAAAAACAAAAAGTTTCTTATCATGAAGCAGGACATGCTTTAATTGGAAAAGTTCTAAGTACTGATTTAATTTCAAAAGTGTCTATTGTTCCTAGAGGAGAAGCTTTAGGTTATGTTATGTATGCCCCTTGCGAAGAGCGTTTTCTAACCACTACAGATGAACTCAAAAACAAAATAAAAGTTTTGTTAGGAGGAAGATGTGCTGAACAACTCACGTTTGGAGAAATATCAACTGGTGCAAGAGATGATTTAAAAAAAGCAAATCATATTGCCTATCAAATGGTATGTGAATATGGAATGAGCAATTTAAAAAATAGAGTATTTGAACCCTCTTTTATAAAGAATTGTTATCCAATGATTGATGAAGAAATTCGATTAATTATAGATGAGTGTTATGAAGAAGCTTATGGACATCTAAAAGAACGTACAGATTTATTAGAAGCCATTGCTCACGAATTATTTAAAAAAGAAACACTTACAGGAGAAGAGCTTGAATCTATTCTTTTAGATTTTAATAAATCTAGTACTACTGTATAA
- a CDS encoding DUF445 domain-containing protein — MFWTKLFVLVAVGALIGWITNILAIKFIFRPLYPIEIPFLHIKIQGLIPKRKKELAKSVGEVVENELLSMREIIDKFIETENKSEIIFAIKRKIGKLVEGKLPAFIPSTFKGIIQDYINDIIDQEAENVITELTEKMIHKATETIKISDLVEEKVNHFELEKLEEIVLTIAKKELKHIEILGGILGGIIGLLQGVVVLLV, encoded by the coding sequence TTGTTTTGGACTAAGTTATTCGTTTTAGTAGCAGTGGGAGCTTTGATTGGATGGATTACAAATATTTTGGCCATTAAATTTATATTTAGACCCTTATATCCTATTGAAATCCCTTTTCTTCATATAAAAATTCAAGGATTGATTCCAAAAAGAAAAAAAGAACTTGCAAAAAGTGTAGGAGAAGTAGTAGAAAATGAATTATTATCTATGAGAGAAATTATAGATAAGTTTATTGAAACAGAAAACAAAAGTGAAATCATTTTCGCGATAAAGAGAAAAATTGGCAAGCTTGTAGAAGGAAAGCTTCCGGCATTTATTCCATCTACTTTTAAAGGAATAATACAAGATTATATCAATGACATTATTGATCAAGAAGCTGAAAATGTCATTACAGAACTAACAGAGAAAATGATTCATAAAGCTACAGAAACCATAAAAATTTCAGATCTAGTAGAAGAAAAAGTAAATCATTTTGAATTAGAAAAATTAGAAGAAATTGTATTAACTATTGCCAAGAAGGAACTCAAACATATAGAAATTTTAGGAGGCATTTTAGGAGGTATAATAGGTTTATTACAAGGAGTAGTAGTATTATTAGTTTAA
- a CDS encoding DUF3798 domain-containing protein: MLKRSLAIFLIVAMVFTMVACGSETKEENWKIGIMTGTVSQNEEEYRAAEKVQQKYGKDKVLLQTYPDQFMKEQETVVTNVMSMASDPDVKAIIIVQGIPGTSAAIDKVREMRDDILFIIGTAGEDPAMIASKADVVFQMDELGMGKAVIEQAKKQGATKFVHYSFPRHMSYALLAARRDLFRENCEKLGLEFIEATAPDPTGDAGVSGAQQYILEDVPRKVQEYGKDTAFFATNCSMQEPLIKSILEQGAIFPQQCCPSPYHGYPGALGIEIPEDKKGDIDFIVQEIKTKISEKDGTKRFSTWPVPMNMMFVEAGTEYALEYIKGNTKGKVDMEKIQKCFEDYANSNMHIQVYTDTENQKTYDNYLMVLSDFIDF; encoded by the coding sequence ATGTTGAAAAGAAGCTTAGCCATTTTTTTGATTGTTGCTATGGTATTTACTATGGTTGCATGTGGATCAGAGACAAAAGAAGAAAATTGGAAAATAGGAATTATGACGGGAACTGTATCTCAAAATGAAGAAGAATATAGAGCTGCAGAAAAAGTACAACAAAAATATGGGAAAGATAAAGTGTTGCTTCAAACTTATCCAGATCAATTTATGAAAGAACAAGAAACAGTTGTAACAAATGTAATGAGCATGGCATCAGATCCTGATGTGAAAGCTATTATTATTGTACAAGGAATACCAGGAACTTCCGCTGCCATTGATAAAGTAAGGGAAATGAGAGATGATATATTATTTATAATAGGAACAGCAGGAGAAGATCCAGCTATGATTGCATCCAAGGCAGATGTAGTATTTCAAATGGATGAATTAGGAATGGGGAAAGCTGTAATTGAACAAGCAAAAAAACAAGGAGCAACAAAATTTGTACACTATTCTTTTCCAAGACATATGTCTTATGCTCTTTTAGCTGCAAGAAGAGATTTGTTTAGAGAAAATTGTGAGAAGCTAGGACTTGAATTTATTGAAGCTACTGCTCCAGATCCAACAGGAGATGCAGGAGTATCAGGAGCGCAACAATACATATTAGAAGATGTACCAAGGAAGGTTCAAGAGTATGGAAAAGATACTGCATTTTTTGCTACAAACTGCTCTATGCAAGAGCCTTTGATTAAATCTATATTAGAGCAAGGGGCCATATTCCCTCAACAATGTTGTCCATCTCCATATCATGGATATCCAGGGGCTTTAGGAATTGAGATTCCAGAAGATAAAAAAGGAGATATTGATTTTATTGTACAAGAAATCAAGACAAAAATTTCAGAAAAAGATGGAACGAAAAGATTTTCTACATGGCCGGTACCTATGAATATGATGTTTGTAGAAGCAGGAACAGAATATGCTCTTGAATATATAAAAGGAAATACAAAAGGAAAGGTTGATATGGAAAAGATACAAAAATGCTTTGAAGATTATGCCAACTCCAATATGCATATACAAGTGTATACAGATACAGAAAATCAAAAGACATATGACAATTATTTAATGGTTCTTTCAGATTTTATTGATTTTTAG
- a CDS encoding 4-hydroxybutyrate dehydrogenase translates to MQFFKLPTVIHQFDDFKSFAQEFEIGKGDLVLTHQFLYDPYMNDLKLDADFLMQEKYGLGEPSDEMIDSILKEVVGKEYKRIFAIGGGTIIDIAKLLIFKDGTNALDMFEKKIDFIKDKKLIIVPTTCGTGSEVTNISIAEIKSKQTKMGLAIDELYADCAVLIPELIKGLPYKFFVYSSIDALIHAVEAYVSPKANPFTEMFSVKAIEMILDGYEKIIENGEEYRLNLLKEFAIASNYAGIAFGNAGVGAVHALSYPLGGTYHVPHGEANYQFFTEVFKTYNRLCPDGKIKKLNAFLGSILGVNEDEVYQSLENILGNLLKRNPLKAYGMKEEEIEEFTDSVLEKQQRLLANNYVQLSREEIRDIYKRLY, encoded by the coding sequence ATGCAATTTTTTAAACTGCCAACAGTCATTCATCAATTTGATGATTTTAAAAGTTTTGCGCAAGAGTTTGAAATTGGAAAAGGAGATTTGGTACTTACCCATCAGTTTTTATATGACCCTTATATGAATGATTTAAAATTAGATGCAGATTTTTTAATGCAAGAAAAGTATGGTTTAGGAGAGCCTTCTGATGAGATGATTGACTCTATATTAAAAGAAGTAGTAGGAAAAGAATACAAAAGAATTTTCGCAATAGGCGGAGGAACGATCATTGATATTGCAAAGCTTTTAATATTTAAAGATGGAACAAATGCACTAGATATGTTTGAAAAAAAGATAGATTTTATAAAAGATAAAAAGTTGATTATTGTTCCTACTACCTGTGGAACAGGTAGTGAAGTAACAAATATATCCATTGCAGAAATAAAATCCAAACAAACAAAAATGGGTCTTGCCATTGATGAATTGTATGCAGATTGTGCAGTACTCATTCCAGAACTTATAAAAGGCCTTCCATATAAATTTTTTGTATATAGTTCTATTGATGCATTGATTCATGCTGTAGAAGCTTATGTGTCTCCTAAAGCCAATCCTTTTACAGAAATGTTTAGTGTAAAAGCTATTGAAATGATTTTAGATGGATATGAAAAAATAATAGAAAATGGAGAAGAATATCGTCTCAATTTATTAAAAGAGTTTGCTATTGCTAGTAATTATGCAGGAATTGCTTTTGGAAATGCTGGAGTAGGAGCTGTTCATGCCCTATCTTATCCATTAGGTGGAACTTATCATGTTCCTCATGGAGAAGCAAATTATCAGTTTTTTACAGAAGTATTTAAGACTTATAATAGACTTTGTCCAGATGGAAAAATTAAGAAACTTAATGCGTTTTTAGGAAGTATTTTAGGGGTAAATGAAGATGAAGTATATCAAAGCTTAGAAAACATACTAGGAAATCTTTTAAAAAGAAATCCTTTAAAAGCATATGGGATGAAAGAAGAAGAAATAGAAGAATTTACAGATAGTGTATTAGAAAAGCAACAAAGACTTTTAGCCAACAATTATGTACAGCTCTCAAGAGAAGAAATAAGAGATATTTATAAACGTCTTTATTAA
- the thrS gene encoding threonine--tRNA ligase has protein sequence MVKIQLKDGSVKEVNKGVSVLDIAKEISGRLAKEAVAGEVNNKVVDLSYEIHEDVELNILKFEDEKGKDVFRHTSSHMMAQAVKRLFPNTKLAIGPAIENGFYYDFDSEHRFTEDDFEKIEKEMKKIASENLNLERFELPREEAMKYMEGKGEEYKVELIKDLPEDAIISFYKQGDFVDLCAGPHLLSTKSVKAVKILSVAGAYWRGDENKPMLQRIYATSFPKQKELEEYIHRLEEAKKRDHRKLGKELDLFSLQEEGPGFPFFHAKGMVIRNTLEDFWRREHIKRGYDEVKTPIILNEQLWHTSGHWDHYKENMYFTQIDGMDYAVKPMNCPGGMLIYKTKMHSYRDFPMRVAELGLVHRHELSGALHGLMRVRNFTQDDAHIYMLPEQIKDEIKGVIDFTDYLYSIFGFKYHIELSTRPEDSMGSDEEWEMATNALREALEEKGISYKLNEGDGAFYGPKIDFHLEDCIGRTWQCGTIQLDFQMPQRFDLTYIGKDGEKHRPIMLHRTIFGSIERFIGILIENFAGKFPTWIAPVQVKILPIADKYMEYAQKVADGLKQKEIRIELDDRNEKIGYKIREAQLQKIPYMIIVGEKEEAAGEISVRSRDHGELGNQKIEDFIQKVEEEIKNKTL, from the coding sequence TTGGTAAAAATTCAATTAAAAGATGGATCTGTAAAAGAAGTAAATAAGGGAGTGTCAGTTTTAGACATTGCAAAAGAAATTAGTGGAAGACTTGCAAAGGAAGCGGTGGCAGGAGAAGTAAACAATAAGGTAGTAGATCTATCTTATGAAATTCATGAAGATGTAGAGTTAAATATTTTAAAATTTGAAGATGAAAAAGGAAAAGATGTTTTTAGACATACAAGCTCTCATATGATGGCTCAAGCAGTAAAAAGATTATTTCCTAATACAAAGCTTGCTATAGGACCTGCTATTGAAAACGGATTTTACTATGATTTTGATTCAGAACATAGATTTACAGAGGATGATTTTGAAAAAATTGAAAAAGAAATGAAAAAAATTGCTTCAGAAAATTTAAACTTAGAAAGATTTGAACTTCCTAGAGAGGAAGCAATGAAATATATGGAGGGAAAAGGAGAAGAATATAAGGTTGAATTAATCAAAGATCTTCCAGAGGATGCCATTATTTCTTTTTATAAGCAAGGAGATTTTGTAGATCTTTGTGCAGGACCTCATCTTCTTTCAACAAAGAGTGTGAAGGCAGTAAAAATTCTAAGCGTTGCAGGTGCTTATTGGCGTGGAGATGAAAATAAGCCAATGCTTCAAAGAATCTATGCTACATCTTTTCCAAAACAAAAAGAATTAGAAGAATATATTCATAGATTAGAAGAAGCTAAAAAAAGAGATCATAGAAAATTAGGAAAAGAATTAGATTTATTTAGCCTTCAAGAAGAAGGACCGGGATTTCCATTTTTCCATGCAAAAGGTATGGTTATTAGAAATACACTAGAAGATTTTTGGAGAAGAGAGCATATAAAAAGAGGATATGATGAAGTAAAAACTCCTATTATTTTAAATGAACAATTATGGCATACTTCAGGACATTGGGATCACTATAAAGAAAATATGTATTTTACTCAAATAGATGGAATGGATTATGCAGTAAAACCAATGAACTGTCCAGGTGGAATGCTTATTTATAAAACAAAAATGCATAGCTATAGAGATTTTCCAATGAGAGTGGCAGAGCTTGGTCTTGTTCATAGACATGAGTTATCAGGAGCACTACATGGATTGATGAGAGTAAGAAACTTTACGCAAGATGATGCGCATATTTATATGCTTCCTGAACAAATAAAAGATGAAATAAAAGGAGTTATTGATTTTACAGATTATTTATATAGCATATTTGGATTCAAATATCATATTGAATTATCTACAAGACCTGAAGATTCAATGGGATCAGATGAAGAGTGGGAAATGGCTACAAATGCTTTAAGAGAGGCTCTAGAAGAAAAAGGAATTTCTTACAAGCTTAATGAAGGAGATGGAGCTTTTTACGGACCTAAAATAGATTTTCATTTAGAAGATTGTATAGGAAGAACATGGCAATGTGGAACGATTCAATTAGATTTCCAAATGCCTCAAAGATTTGATTTAACTTATATAGGAAAAGATGGTGAAAAACATAGACCAATTATGCTTCATAGAACCATCTTTGGAAGTATTGAAAGATTCATAGGAATTTTAATTGAAAATTTTGCAGGAAAGTTTCCAACATGGATTGCACCTGTACAAGTGAAAATTCTTCCAATTGCAGATAAGTATATGGAATATGCACAAAAAGTTGCAGATGGGTTGAAACAAAAAGAAATAAGAATAGAGCTAGATGATAGAAACGAAAAAATAGGATATAAGATTCGTGAAGCTCAACTTCAAAAGATTCCTTATATGATTATTGTAGGAGAAAAAGAAGAGGCAGCAGGGGAAATATCTGTTCGTTCTAGAGATCATGGGGAATTAGGAAATCAAAAAATAGAAGATTTTATTCAAAAAGTAGAAGAAGAAATTAAAAATAAAACATTATAA
- the ytxC gene encoding putative sporulation protein YtxC, with product MHLMTVVLTESLSFVQNILHEQIKCLEKYKILIQEQIDETVNNIEIKYIIKSNNDDFEYIFQKHMASTIADVIMKHMEEKMVYNILTHEYYYFSLGERKSIVEHFKNIKEDETYECEQGISVYISTKGKLMEEIMDYFKESTIFNIEGFVRFRLKNYIEELKIKTDRAVEDFLMEKEYNEFIRLLRYFVEIQESKIHTVHVLMKDGKYHLYDSRNILIQNEYLEDLASDMAEKDISYDDLLISSLITLAPKKIILHVSNKIHKKEIIRTIQNVFGDRAYICNGCELCASPQVKQE from the coding sequence ATGCATTTAATGACAGTTGTACTTACTGAATCTTTGAGTTTTGTTCAAAATATATTACATGAACAAATAAAATGTTTAGAAAAATATAAAATACTGATTCAAGAACAAATTGATGAAACAGTGAATAATATTGAAATTAAATATATAATAAAATCCAATAATGATGATTTTGAATATATTTTTCAAAAGCATATGGCTAGCACCATAGCTGATGTAATTATGAAGCATATGGAAGAAAAAATGGTTTATAATATTTTAACCCATGAATATTATTATTTTAGTTTAGGAGAAAGAAAATCTATTGTTGAACATTTTAAAAACATAAAAGAAGATGAAACTTATGAATGTGAACAAGGGATAAGTGTCTATATTTCTACAAAAGGCAAATTGATGGAAGAAATCATGGACTATTTTAAAGAAAGCACCATTTTCAATATAGAAGGATTTGTTCGATTCAGACTTAAAAACTATATAGAAGAATTGAAAATAAAAACAGATCGAGCAGTAGAAGATTTTTTAATGGAAAAGGAATATAATGAGTTTATAAGACTTTTAAGGTATTTTGTAGAGATTCAAGAATCTAAGATTCATACGGTACATGTTTTGATGAAAGATGGAAAATATCATCTATATGATAGCAGAAATATATTGATTCAAAATGAATATCTTGAAGATTTAGCATCAGATATGGCAGAAAAAGATATTAGTTATGATGATTTACTCATTAGTTCTTTAATTACATTAGCTCCTAAAAAAATAATACTACATGTTTCTAATAAAATTCATAAAAAAGAAATTATAAGAACCATTCAAAATGTATTTGGAGATAGAGCATATATTTGCAATGGTTGTGAATTATGTGCATCTCCTCAGGTCAAACAAGAGTAG
- a CDS encoding DUF6873 family GME fold protein, with protein MKKKYLETPFLPKKNVHTVIVDGRISKTIEKNLKDLKIQILKTPHCKELYDAISYHPDILLHPVTGKDVVIAPNVYKKMAPIFHSLGICTYKGDTILKRNYPENIAYNIGRVGKFAIHNFKYTDPLTFKLLQDNEIECIHVKQGYAKCSICVVNEKAIITSDKGIAKQVEKYGIDVLWIHSGYIDLFDLNYGFIGGSCGFVEYNSLAFSGNFKNHPDEKRIFKFLNDYEVKPIFLTEQDPVDIGSIIPILEME; from the coding sequence ATGAAAAAAAAATATTTAGAAACTCCTTTTTTACCTAAAAAAAATGTACATACTGTTATTGTAGATGGAAGAATTTCAAAAACTATTGAAAAAAATTTAAAAGATTTAAAAATTCAAATACTTAAAACGCCACATTGTAAAGAACTGTATGATGCTATTTCTTATCATCCAGATATATTACTTCATCCTGTTACAGGAAAAGACGTAGTTATTGCTCCTAATGTGTATAAAAAAATGGCACCCATATTTCATTCTTTGGGAATTTGCACTTATAAAGGAGATACTATTTTAAAAAGGAACTATCCAGAAAATATTGCATATAATATAGGAAGAGTAGGGAAGTTTGCAATTCATAATTTTAAATATACAGATCCACTTACTTTTAAACTACTACAAGATAATGAAATAGAATGTATTCATGTAAAACAAGGATATGCCAAATGTTCAATTTGTGTAGTCAATGAAAAAGCAATCATTACATCAGACAAAGGAATTGCTAAACAAGTAGAAAAATATGGAATAGATGTTCTTTGGATTCATTCTGGATACATAGATCTTTTTGATCTTAATTATGGATTTATCGGAGGTAGTTGTGGGTTTGTGGAATATAATTCTTTAGCTTTTTCTGGAAATTTTAAAAATCATCCAGATGAGAAACGGATTTTTAAATTTTTAAATGACTATGAAGTGAAGCCTATATTCTTAACAGAACAAGATCCTGTAGATATAGGATCGATTATTCCTATTTTAGAAATGGAATAA